One Flavobacterium sp. 90 DNA segment encodes these proteins:
- a CDS encoding non-ribosomal peptide synthetase, with protein MDHINDKIAKDYWHKKNNRIVHSKESFSGSFFMDFIIVDAAELSYFYKLTAENSVAEFTVLMALYNMLLQRYFEDYNVLSLKSFLASQKTLLCYEFQSIGQKTIKEFIQETKEEVQEVYKYAPYYADAIIEQTSYVNYIPFQFNYGANNEPAESYQGLSFHIEKLENKDLRVSLHYSEKFTENNIVLHFLKNFKRWLEELEENINISASKIPLISKEEQKALLHTLSTEKCDYDYTITLAGIVERQANKTPQNIAVVCGETALTYESLNEQANQLSHYFIKEHGVLEGDFVGVKLERSEKLIIAILAVLKAGATYVPIDVNYPEERIAYIEKDSKCKLVIDVAIYSDFQKNQVKYATENPLSNRKPDDLAYIIYTSGTTGNPKGVMITHQNAVALIYWAQEEFNLESFDIVYAATSHCFDLSVYEMFYPLSVGKKIKVLNNALEIGAELAKDHKILLNTVPSSIRNILEEGFSLDNVSVINLAGEPFPVDIAKKLLQTNAEIRNLYGPSEDTTYSTCYQLSSEKVYQSIPIGKPITNTRGYILDEELQLVPAGIMGKLYLSGDGVAKGYLNQPELTTAKFIENPFEEGEKMYDTGDLAKWMPDGNLAYLGRKDHQIKLRGYRIELGEIENVMLSFSENMLQAVVAVKKNRGEDVLVGYYIENIALDKTHLRAYLEKQLPAYMIPSYFIKVETVPLTPNGKVNKNALPEIEDNSIVKKEYVAPVDALEKELVQIWEQTLGTSPIGMNDHFFELGGHSLMISQIINAVYKKLHMSVPYKVFYTNPTLSDLRKVLKNQEYLSIPVAPYSESYPLTHSQNRLWLLSQLEGGNEAYQISGAVLLKGNVDDVNFTKAFNKIVERHEILRTFFKKEEEGVVKQFIVPNHEFQFVIETKDFSQEKSPYHNVQDYIAEKDKLSYNLTEAPLFRASLLKIKDDNFVFYLSIHHLISDGWSLKVLTDQVLECYDALQIGETISLPENPVQFKDYAIWQLEEQKKEKYQIAKEFWIKQFEETIPALQLPGYTNRPVVKTYCGNQLRHVFSTELLTELQNLSKDSQVTLFAVLMTGVKTLLSRYSNQDDIVIGTPIAGREHPDLEHQIGLYINTLAIRTSVNQKEGFSALLQREGKQLLEAYEHQSFPFDVLIEQLKISRDTSRSALFDIMVVLQNQHQISNFKNKFSSDIAIEEFEIDRNVAPFDIVFTFTEKETLHLEILYNSDLYSSDFVQGIIKHLENLFYQIVQKPEILLEEIDLVSEDEKEILLHTFNNTDVDFDTEKTVINLFLEQVAKTPQNKAVIANDGALSYAELDELSNRLANYLIQNYKIAQYDLVAVKLERGERLLISLLGILKTGAAYVPVDTNYPENRIRDILNDVTGKVVIDDTFLDDFYCQEELSAVQPQIQAKSTDLAYVIYTSGSTGKPKGVMIAHQSLVNLCFWHKETYGVNETSRGTLFSGVAFDASVWEIYPYLISGATLYPIQKEEIRLQIPMLVSFLQKNGITHSYLPSKICQDIMAEDGLELSTIILTGGESLNYSTTTSLQIYNNYGPTENTVVTTYYDCKKAVKEKVSIGSPISNTRVYILSENLKLQPIGVIGELCVSGIGLSKGYLHQPELTAEKFIQNPFKGEGKLYKTGDLARWLPDGTLEFAGRKDNQVKIRGNRVELSEIEHVIREYEPAIANALVLVKEINKEPAIIAYYTTKVAIDKKLLRDYLKEQLADYMVPSYYIALETLPLNANGKVDISKLPTISEADILKKEYVAPENNTQAKIAVIWQELLGHQKIGITDDFFELGGHSLLLTKLLSEYQKTFKVSIDLKTLYANTTLKNHAVLLNDSAEEVLEIEKLAHQEYYDLSPSQIRYWLLYKIHGKSREFNIYSTFELPDDLNAVAFEEAFNILLKRHEILTSIFVEDAGIPKQKVLSNLLMSIPFFESEAAIKKEVFEHEFDLEVCPLFKVAILKVATTHTLYFNMHHSIGDGWSMGIISRDLMDIYNAIIAGKTVELPELSIQYKEYAQWQNKLLQSPEVTVQENYWKEKLAGPLSYLQLPLDYNSKLKKAETSSSYTVYITEERKKKIEELSRKNGISVFAVFVATLKMLLFRLTSEEDIIIGIPVANRNHYQLKDLVGCFINTLMLRDKISENISFQTWLQEVNDTLVNALVHQNYPFEQLLELIDAPQNDNRFPLSPVFLNMVDFDGKVLETITEFSPNHKLLEATPKFDMECYIKSFANGYSINCVYDHELFKKETIQYWINAYLSIIDQVIENDKVTLQTIKVFEDYISQEEDLKPANDFEFFEADEIQQSIAKRFEKQVERFPNHTAVFANQTALSYKMLNNCANHLARQINEKANPDTKRVALLLNHNETCVIGMLGVLKAGYAYVPIDANSPLSRIQYIIEDSGCNQLVCNDATVEKAQQLQQELPQLSIVRISENYTLSEIPNPENKASAATEAYVLYTSGSTGMPKGVVQNQRNVLHFIRVYTNNVHIAINDNLSVFSTFTFDASVKDIYGAILNGATVSIYDIVENGLDQLSSWLLAQNITIIHMVPTIYRNFLKGLEEGEVLPTVRLIDLGGESCHKPDLDLFKKYFLEGAFLVNDYGPTESTIVAQKFFRHTSQLTRNNMPLGKAVEETGIFLLDENNQQRGVYQTGEITFKSEYLSLGYLNRQELTENVFITDPIAGEGRVYKSGDIGKMLPTGEIEFLQRKDSQVKLNGLRIELSEIEYQLEQIESIKEAVVLLKELQQNTYITAYIRVAESLEASQIKMLLGKILPKYMIPTIYITLEEFPLTRTGKIERKALPNPTVSDLKTVPYVAPKTEIESKLAAIWSEVLKLDIEVVGTEDNFFELGGNSLQAVVLINKINKTYNTVFSIANLYETLNIRDLSALLNFSILQNSELDTILEEQDQDEIIL; from the coding sequence ATGGATCACATCAACGACAAAATAGCTAAAGACTATTGGCATAAAAAAAACAATAGGATTGTTCATTCTAAGGAAAGTTTTTCAGGAAGTTTTTTTATGGATTTTATTATAGTTGATGCCGCTGAACTTTCTTATTTCTATAAATTGACAGCGGAAAATTCAGTTGCAGAATTTACGGTGTTAATGGCACTTTATAATATGCTGCTTCAACGATATTTTGAAGATTATAATGTTTTGTCTTTGAAGTCATTTTTAGCGTCTCAAAAAACACTTTTGTGTTATGAATTTCAATCGATTGGTCAAAAAACGATAAAGGAGTTTATACAAGAAACTAAAGAAGAAGTTCAGGAAGTCTATAAGTATGCTCCTTATTACGCAGATGCTATTATCGAGCAAACTTCGTATGTAAATTATATTCCTTTTCAATTTAATTATGGAGCGAATAATGAGCCTGCTGAATCTTATCAAGGATTGTCATTTCATATTGAAAAGCTTGAAAATAAGGATTTACGTGTTTCATTACATTATTCTGAGAAATTTACAGAGAATAATATTGTGCTGCATTTTTTAAAGAATTTTAAAAGATGGCTTGAAGAATTAGAGGAAAATATTAATATATCGGCATCTAAAATACCTTTAATTTCAAAAGAGGAACAAAAAGCCCTATTGCATACATTAAGCACGGAGAAATGCGACTACGACTACACTATAACACTAGCTGGAATTGTCGAAAGACAAGCAAATAAAACTCCTCAAAATATTGCTGTTGTCTGTGGGGAAACGGCACTTACTTATGAATCTCTTAATGAACAGGCAAACCAGCTTTCTCATTATTTTATTAAAGAGCATGGCGTTTTAGAAGGTGATTTTGTTGGGGTTAAATTAGAAAGAAGTGAAAAACTGATTATAGCAATATTGGCTGTTTTAAAGGCAGGAGCGACTTATGTTCCAATAGATGTTAACTATCCCGAAGAAAGAATTGCCTATATCGAAAAAGATAGTAAGTGCAAGCTGGTTATTGATGTTGCGATATACAGTGATTTTCAGAAAAACCAAGTTAAATACGCTACTGAAAATCCATTATCTAACAGAAAACCAGATGATCTGGCGTATATTATCTATACTTCGGGTACTACAGGTAATCCAAAAGGAGTGATGATTACGCATCAAAATGCCGTAGCTTTGATTTATTGGGCACAAGAAGAATTCAATTTAGAAAGTTTTGATATTGTTTATGCTGCTACATCACATTGTTTTGATCTCTCAGTGTATGAAATGTTCTATCCACTTTCTGTTGGAAAAAAAATAAAAGTATTAAATAATGCTTTAGAGATTGGGGCAGAATTAGCCAAAGATCATAAGATTTTATTGAATACAGTTCCTTCGAGTATTCGAAATATTTTAGAAGAAGGTTTTTCGCTTGATAACGTTAGTGTAATTAATCTTGCAGGCGAGCCCTTTCCGGTAGATATTGCTAAAAAGCTTCTACAAACCAATGCTGAAATTAGAAATTTATACGGTCCTTCAGAAGATACAACTTATAGTACTTGTTATCAGTTGTCTTCAGAAAAAGTATATCAGAGCATTCCAATTGGTAAACCTATTACCAATACACGAGGTTATATCTTAGATGAAGAGCTGCAATTAGTGCCGGCTGGTATTATGGGGAAATTATATCTTTCGGGAGATGGAGTTGCTAAAGGTTATCTCAATCAGCCAGAATTAACCACAGCAAAATTTATAGAAAATCCTTTTGAAGAAGGGGAAAAGATGTATGACACAGGTGATTTGGCAAAATGGATGCCTGATGGAAATCTTGCTTATCTGGGGAGAAAAGATCATCAAATAAAACTGAGAGGTTATCGTATTGAACTTGGAGAAATAGAAAATGTTATGCTTTCGTTTTCTGAAAACATGCTGCAAGCAGTTGTTGCTGTTAAAAAAAATAGAGGCGAAGATGTTTTAGTGGGATATTATATAGAAAACATCGCTTTAGATAAAACACATTTGAGAGCCTATTTAGAAAAACAGCTCCCGGCTTATATGATTCCCTCATATTTTATAAAAGTAGAAACTGTTCCGTTAACTCCTAACGGAAAAGTAAACAAGAATGCTCTTCCTGAAATAGAAGATAATAGCATTGTTAAAAAAGAATATGTTGCACCTGTTGATGCCTTAGAAAAAGAATTAGTTCAAATTTGGGAACAAACTCTGGGAACTTCACCCATAGGTATGAACGATCATTTCTTTGAATTGGGAGGTCATAGTCTAATGATTTCGCAAATTATTAATGCTGTCTATAAAAAGCTTCATATGAGTGTTCCGTATAAAGTGTTTTATACTAATCCTACTCTAAGTGATTTAAGAAAAGTATTGAAGAATCAGGAGTATTTGTCAATTCCTGTGGCTCCTTATTCAGAATCGTATCCATTGACACATTCGCAAAACCGATTGTGGCTATTAAGTCAACTGGAAGGTGGGAACGAAGCTTATCAAATCTCAGGCGCAGTATTACTAAAAGGAAATGTTGACGACGTTAACTTTACTAAAGCATTCAATAAGATTGTTGAACGTCACGAAATTCTGAGGACTTTCTTTAAAAAAGAGGAAGAAGGAGTTGTGAAGCAATTTATTGTTCCAAATCACGAATTTCAATTTGTGATAGAAACCAAAGATTTCTCTCAGGAGAAATCGCCCTATCATAATGTGCAGGATTATATTGCAGAAAAAGACAAACTAAGCTATAATCTTACTGAAGCACCTTTATTTAGAGCTTCATTACTAAAAATAAAGGATGATAATTTTGTCTTTTATTTATCAATTCATCATCTTATAAGTGATGGTTGGTCTCTTAAAGTATTGACCGATCAGGTTTTAGAATGTTATGATGCTTTACAGATTGGAGAAACAATCTCTTTGCCTGAAAATCCTGTTCAATTTAAAGATTATGCAATATGGCAACTCGAAGAGCAGAAAAAAGAAAAATATCAGATTGCAAAAGAATTTTGGATCAAACAATTTGAAGAAACAATACCAGCGCTTCAATTGCCAGGTTATACTAACCGCCCTGTGGTAAAAACATATTGTGGGAATCAGTTGCGTCATGTTTTCTCTACAGAATTACTTACCGAACTACAAAACCTATCCAAAGATTCTCAGGTGACACTATTTGCAGTGTTGATGACCGGAGTAAAAACACTATTGTCAAGATACAGCAATCAGGATGATATTGTTATTGGAACTCCTATAGCCGGACGTGAACATCCGGATTTAGAACACCAGATAGGTTTGTATATTAATACACTTGCAATACGAACATCGGTAAACCAGAAAGAAGGATTTTCGGCATTGCTTCAAAGAGAAGGAAAACAACTTTTGGAAGCCTATGAACATCAAAGCTTTCCATTTGATGTTTTGATTGAGCAGTTAAAAATTTCCAGAGATACATCAAGATCTGCTTTGTTTGACATTATGGTGGTGCTGCAGAATCAACATCAGATATCCAACTTTAAAAATAAATTTTCGTCTGATATTGCCATAGAAGAATTTGAAATAGACAGAAATGTAGCTCCTTTTGATATTGTATTTACTTTTACAGAAAAAGAAACACTTCACTTAGAAATTCTTTACAATTCAGATCTTTATAGCTCGGATTTTGTTCAGGGAATAATCAAGCATCTGGAGAATCTATTCTATCAGATAGTTCAAAAACCTGAAATACTTCTGGAAGAAATAGATTTAGTTTCCGAAGATGAAAAAGAAATCCTATTACATACCTTTAATAATACCGATGTAGATTTTGATACTGAAAAAACGGTAATAAATTTGTTTTTGGAGCAAGTAGCAAAAACACCTCAAAACAAGGCTGTAATAGCAAATGATGGAGCGCTAAGCTATGCGGAATTAGATGAATTATCCAATAGATTAGCAAATTATCTCATTCAAAATTATAAGATCGCTCAGTATGATTTGGTGGCCGTAAAACTAGAGAGAGGGGAACGACTGCTTATATCATTACTGGGGATCTTAAAAACAGGTGCTGCCTATGTGCCTGTAGATACCAACTATCCTGAAAACAGGATCAGGGATATCTTAAATGATGTTACCGGCAAGGTGGTTATAGATGATACTTTTCTGGATGACTTTTATTGCCAGGAAGAACTGTCTGCTGTACAACCGCAAATACAAGCTAAAAGCACGGATCTGGCTTATGTAATTTATACTTCCGGATCTACAGGAAAACCAAAAGGAGTGATGATTGCGCATCAGAGTTTGGTGAATCTGTGTTTTTGGCATAAAGAAACCTATGGCGTTAATGAAACCAGCAGAGGAACTTTGTTTTCAGGAGTTGCTTTTGATGCGTCCGTTTGGGAAATTTACCCATATCTGATATCTGGAGCCACACTTTATCCGATTCAAAAAGAAGAAATACGTCTTCAGATACCAATGTTAGTTAGCTTTTTACAAAAAAATGGAATAACGCATTCTTATCTGCCTTCCAAAATATGTCAGGATATCATGGCAGAAGACGGTTTAGAATTGTCTACAATCATCCTTACAGGAGGCGAAAGTCTGAATTATTCTACAACCACTTCTTTACAAATATATAATAACTACGGACCAACTGAAAATACAGTAGTAACGACTTATTATGATTGCAAAAAAGCTGTAAAAGAAAAGGTTTCCATAGGCAGTCCCATATCAAATACCCGAGTTTATATTCTGTCTGAAAACCTAAAATTACAACCAATTGGTGTTATAGGAGAGTTGTGTGTTTCCGGAATTGGACTTTCAAAAGGTTATTTGCATCAACCGGAACTTACGGCAGAGAAATTTATTCAAAACCCATTTAAAGGAGAAGGAAAACTATATAAAACCGGAGATTTAGCCCGATGGCTTCCTGATGGCACTCTTGAATTTGCAGGCAGAAAAGATAATCAGGTAAAAATACGAGGCAATAGGGTTGAATTGAGCGAAATTGAACATGTTATTAGAGAATATGAGCCTGCAATTGCCAATGCTTTGGTATTGGTAAAAGAGATAAATAAAGAACCTGCTATAATTGCCTATTATACCACGAAAGTAGCTATAGATAAAAAATTACTTCGAGATTACTTAAAAGAACAGTTAGCAGACTATATGGTTCCCAGTTATTACATCGCTCTGGAAACGTTACCGTTGAATGCAAACGGGAAAGTAGACATTTCAAAATTGCCAACTATTTCGGAAGCAGATATCCTGAAAAAAGAATATGTTGCACCAGAAAACAATACTCAGGCAAAGATTGCTGTAATCTGGCAAGAACTTTTAGGGCATCAAAAAATAGGTATTACTGACGATTTCTTTGAACTTGGAGGACATAGCTTACTGCTAACTAAACTACTAAGCGAATATCAGAAAACATTTAAAGTATCAATTGACCTTAAAACACTCTACGCAAATACCACTTTAAAAAATCATGCAGTTCTTTTAAATGATTCGGCAGAAGAAGTGCTGGAGATTGAAAAATTAGCTCATCAGGAATATTATGATTTATCTCCTTCACAAATTCGATATTGGTTACTTTATAAAATACACGGAAAATCCAGAGAATTCAATATTTACAGCACGTTTGAATTGCCGGATGATTTAAATGCTGTCGCTTTTGAAGAAGCGTTTAATATCCTTTTGAAGCGTCATGAGATTTTAACGAGCATATTTGTTGAAGACGCCGGTATTCCTAAACAAAAAGTCTTGTCAAATTTGTTGATGTCCATTCCTTTCTTTGAATCAGAAGCAGCAATTAAAAAAGAGGTGTTTGAGCATGAGTTTGATCTTGAAGTGTGTCCTTTATTTAAAGTAGCCATTTTAAAAGTAGCCACTACGCATACATTGTATTTCAATATGCACCACAGTATTGGCGACGGTTGGTCTATGGGAATTATATCGAGAGATTTAATGGATATTTATAATGCCATAATAGCGGGCAAAACTGTAGAACTTCCAGAATTGTCAATACAATATAAAGAGTATGCACAATGGCAAAATAAGCTGCTGCAATCGCCGGAAGTTACTGTTCAGGAAAATTATTGGAAAGAAAAACTTGCCGGACCTTTATCTTATTTGCAGTTACCATTAGATTATAATTCAAAATTAAAAAAGGCAGAAACCTCTTCTTCATATACCGTATATATTACAGAAGAAAGAAAGAAAAAAATAGAGGAATTATCCAGAAAAAATGGCATTAGTGTATTTGCAGTATTTGTTGCAACGCTTAAAATGCTATTGTTCAGACTTACTTCAGAAGAAGATATTATTATAGGAATCCCCGTGGCAAACCGAAACCATTATCAATTAAAAGACTTGGTAGGTTGTTTTATTAATACGTTGATGCTGCGCGATAAAATAAGCGAAAATATATCCTTTCAGACATGGCTGCAAGAGGTTAATGATACATTAGTAAATGCTTTAGTGCACCAAAACTATCCTTTTGAACAGTTATTAGAACTGATCGATGCTCCTCAAAATGACAATCGTTTTCCGTTAAGTCCGGTATTTTTAAATATGGTTGATTTTGATGGAAAAGTGCTTGAAACAATAACAGAATTTAGTCCAAATCACAAACTTTTGGAAGCAACTCCAAAATTTGATATGGAATGCTACATAAAAAGTTTTGCAAATGGATATAGTATTAACTGTGTATATGATCATGAACTCTTTAAAAAAGAAACGATTCAATATTGGATAAATGCCTATTTATCAATCATTGATCAGGTAATAGAGAATGACAAAGTAACATTACAGACTATAAAAGTATTTGAAGATTATATTTCTCAGGAAGAAGATTTAAAACCTGCAAATGATTTTGAATTTTTTGAGGCAGACGAAATCCAACAAAGTATAGCAAAACGATTTGAAAAACAAGTAGAGCGATTTCCAAATCATACAGCAGTTTTTGCCAATCAGACCGCACTTAGTTATAAGATGCTGAATAATTGTGCTAATCATTTGGCGAGACAAATCAATGAAAAAGCCAATCCTGATACAAAACGAGTAGCGCTGCTTTTAAATCACAATGAAACCTGTGTAATAGGAATGCTGGGAGTTCTTAAAGCCGGATATGCCTATGTGCCTATAGATGCCAACAGTCCTTTAAGCAGGATTCAGTACATAATTGAAGATTCTGGGTGTAACCAGTTGGTTTGTAATGATGCTACTGTAGAAAAAGCGCAACAATTACAACAAGAATTACCGCAATTATCAATTGTAAGGATATCTGAAAATTATACTCTTTCAGAAATTCCAAATCCTGAAAATAAAGCAAGTGCTGCAACAGAAGCTTATGTTTTGTATACTTCAGGTTCTACAGGTATGCCAAAAGGTGTTGTGCAAAATCAAAGAAATGTACTTCATTTTATAAGAGTATATACTAATAATGTTCACATTGCGATAAATGATAATTTAAGTGTTTTCTCGACTTTTACCTTTGATGCTTCTGTAAAAGATATTTATGGAGCTATTTTAAATGGTGCTACAGTTAGTATCTATGATATTGTTGAAAACGGGCTCGACCAACTTTCTTCCTGGCTGCTCGCTCAAAATATTACGATTATACATATGGTGCCAACGATTTACAGAAATTTTTTAAAAGGACTGGAAGAAGGCGAAGTATTACCTACAGTAAGATTAATTGATTTAGGAGGAGAATCATGTCACAAGCCGGATTTGGATTTATTTAAAAAATACTTTCTTGAAGGTGCTTTTTTAGTAAACGATTATGGACCAACCGAATCTACTATTGTTGCTCAAAAATTCTTTAGACACACGTCTCAATTAACGAGAAACAATATGCCTTTAGGTAAAGCAGTAGAAGAAACGGGCATCTTCTTATTGGATGAAAATAATCAACAAAGAGGTGTTTATCAAACAGGAGAAATTACTTTTAAAAGTGAATACCTTTCATTAGGATATCTAAACAGGCAGGAATTAACAGAGAACGTCTTTATAACAGACCCGATTGCAGGAGAAGGAAGGGTTTATAAATCCGGTGATATCGGGAAGATGCTTCCTACTGGTGAAATTGAATTTTTGCAACGTAAAGACTCACAAGTAAAACTCAATGGATTGCGAATTGAATTATCTGAGATCGAATATCAATTAGAGCAGATTGAGTCCATAAAAGAGGCGGTGGTTTTACTTAAAGAACTGCAACAAAATACGTATATAACAGCTTATATCAGAGTAGCTGAAAGTTTAGAAGCATCTCAAATAAAAATGCTTTTAGGCAAAATATTACCCAAATATATGATCCCGACGATCTATATAACTCTGGAAGAATTTCCGTTAACACGAACCGGTAAAATTGAGAGAAAGGCATTGCCAAATCCTACCGTATCAGATTTAAAAACGGTGCCATATGTCGCTCCTAAAACCGAGATAGAAAGTAAATTGGCAGCTATTTGGTCAGAAGTACTCAAACTCGATATTGAGGTTGTAGGAACTGAGGATAATTTCTTTGAATTGGGAGGAAATAGTCTGCAGGCAGTTGTTTTGATTAATAAAATAAACAAAACATATAATACCGTATTTTCTATAGCAAACCTATACGAAACCTTAAACATACGAGATTTATCGGCTTTGTTGAACTTTTCCATACTTCAAAATAGTGAATTAGATACCATACTTGAAGAGCAAGATCAAGACGAAATTATTTTGTAA